A region of the Candidatus Bathyarchaeota archaeon genome:
GACTAAAACAAGGAAGCGTTTAGGCGTATTGCGTTATCTTTCTCTGTATCCTAGCATTAGTTATCAATCTGCTCCTGTCTATCCACTGCTGTATTGGAATGCGAAATTTACTTGAGACCCTCTGCAACGCTTGTTCAAGAGTATTAAACTTCAATGGTCGCTGCCGCACGGCATTCCGCACGTTCTCTCTCACTTGCCACACTCCCACAGGCATAATATAGCCCGGTCTCGCTTCACGTAACACAACAACAGTTGCTTGGCGACGTTCCTTTGTTAAAAGTTCGCAAACAGCCAGCCTAGCTGCGTAGTAACAGCCTCCAATGTCCGCGTAGGTGGTTCGCCCATCGTAGCTCTCCCAATCTCCATACATCACTATGTTTCTGCCGCCTGGATTCCAAACGGTACCGGGATACCAAGCCTCCATAGCTTCGTAGCTCCAGGCATCAGGCATCATCAAAACTTCAAACTGATTCTCCAAGTAGGAGGACTCGTAAAGGCGATACTCGTTGATTAAGGGAAAAGTCCTAACCTTATCCATTAACTCTTTAGAAATCATGCTGTCGACTGCCGTAATGCTCCAACGGGTCGGCACCAAACATCTCTGCTGTTTGACGCCGAAAGCTCCGACACTGAAGGCTCTTTGAATCTTCGTCACCATCACGTTTTCGTCATAAAGCTCTAAAACAGCAGGCTTGGCCTTCAAATCTGTGTCGTAATAGGCTTTCTCAACATGGTGATTCCAACGTACCGAATCCACTCTT
Encoded here:
- a CDS encoding Nre family DNA repair protein; its protein translation is MKLRVGKAKKRVVGKSNPWVLDLLDNPSLVNELNDNKDMWATKQTSAGLCVACKGSRMLCGKTRCPVMIRVNSFMRTIPLIKSLDIDGASPPSVFVGRIGYPYVYAGPMVPPVHEDTSLYDLPELWFGKTIDEIVGFRSMLIRGKHRVHVRRFEEAGKIMDMTRELALASTATDVELALKKRPHGFLVLNDDVQPFGPSAPIRDLRVDSVRWNHHVEKAYYDTDLKAKPAVLELYDENVMVTKIQRAFSVGAFGVKQQRCLVPTRWSITAVDSMISKELMDKVRTFPLINEYRLYESSYLENQFEVLMMPDAWSYEAMEAWYPGTVWNPGGRNIVMYGDWESYDGRTTYADIGGCYYAARLAVCELLTKERRQATVVVLREARPGYIMPVGVWQVRENVRNAVRQRPLKFNTLEQALQRVSSKFRIPIQQWIDRSRLITNARIQRKITQYA